A section of the Cyanobium sp. ATX 6F1 genome encodes:
- the trmFO gene encoding FADH(2)-oxidizing methylenetetrahydrofolate--tRNA-(uracil(54)-C(5))-methyltransferase TrmFO has product MSRSVWVVGAGLAGTEAAWQIAEAGISVRLIEMRPVRRSPAHHSPHFAELVCSNSFGALSSDRAAGLLQEELRRLGSLVIATADRHAVPAGGALAVDRGRFSEALTQACERHPLISVERRELTELPPPEDLAVLATGPLTSAPLAEQLRAFTGRADCHFFDAASPIIEGESIDLEKAFRASRYDKGDADYINCPMDREQYAAFREALLEAEQAELKDFERDSATFFEGCLPIEELARRGEDTMRYGPLKPIGLWDPRWGDLHDRELRRAKRAYAVVQLRQEDKAGQLWNLVGFQTNLKWGEQKRVLRLIPGLEHAEFVRFGVMHRNTFLESPQLLEPSLQFRRRPSLLAAGQLTGTEGYAAAVAGGWLAGTNAARLVRGLEPLVLPPTTMAGALFGFISSAPSDRFQPMPPNFGLMPELPERVREKRARYGAYRDRSLADLAPFSAPVAEPWLLVA; this is encoded by the coding sequence TTGAGCCGATCGGTCTGGGTGGTGGGAGCCGGCTTGGCCGGCACGGAGGCCGCCTGGCAGATCGCCGAGGCGGGGATTTCCGTTCGCTTGATCGAGATGCGGCCCGTGCGCCGCTCCCCGGCCCACCACAGCCCCCATTTCGCTGAGCTGGTCTGCAGCAACAGCTTCGGGGCGCTCTCCAGTGATCGGGCCGCGGGCTTGCTGCAGGAGGAACTGCGTCGCCTGGGATCGCTGGTGATCGCCACGGCCGACCGCCATGCGGTGCCCGCCGGCGGGGCCCTGGCGGTGGACCGGGGTCGTTTCAGCGAGGCGCTCACGCAGGCCTGTGAGCGCCATCCCTTGATCAGCGTGGAGCGGCGCGAGCTCACCGAGCTGCCTCCGCCCGAAGATCTGGCGGTGCTGGCCACCGGACCGCTCACCAGTGCCCCCCTGGCCGAGCAGCTGCGGGCCTTCACCGGGCGCGCCGACTGCCATTTTTTTGACGCCGCCAGCCCGATCATCGAAGGCGAGAGCATCGATCTGGAGAAGGCCTTCCGCGCCAGCCGCTACGACAAGGGCGACGCCGATTACATCAACTGCCCGATGGACCGCGAGCAGTACGCGGCCTTTCGCGAGGCGCTGCTGGAGGCCGAGCAGGCGGAACTCAAGGACTTCGAGCGCGACAGCGCCACGTTCTTCGAGGGCTGCCTGCCGATCGAGGAGCTGGCCCGCCGCGGCGAGGACACCATGCGCTACGGCCCGCTCAAGCCGATCGGCCTCTGGGATCCCCGCTGGGGTGATCTGCACGACCGCGAGCTGCGCCGCGCCAAGCGCGCCTATGCCGTGGTGCAGCTGCGTCAGGAGGACAAGGCCGGCCAGCTCTGGAACCTGGTGGGCTTTCAGACCAATCTCAAGTGGGGCGAGCAGAAGCGGGTGCTGCGCCTGATCCCTGGCCTGGAGCACGCCGAATTCGTGCGCTTCGGGGTGATGCACCGCAACACCTTCCTGGAATCCCCCCAGCTGCTGGAGCCCAGCCTGCAGTTCCGCCGCCGCCCCAGCCTGCTGGCGGCCGGGCAGCTCACGGGCACTGAGGGCTATGCCGCCGCCGTGGCCGGGGGCTGGCTGGCGGGCACCAATGCCGCCCGGTTGGTGCGGGGGCTGGAGCCCCTGGTGCTGCCGCCCACCACCATGGCCGGCGCCCTGTTCGGCTTCATCAGCTCGGCCCCCTCCGATCGCTTCCAGCCCATGCCCCCCAACTTCGGCCTGATGCCCGAGCTGCCCGAGCGCGTCCGCGAGAAGCGCGCCCGCTATGGCGCCTACCGCGACCGCTCCCTGGCGGA
- a CDS encoding photosystem II protein Y: MDARLLLVAAPILLAVGWAGFNIGRAAIGQVQLLLKRSRA, from the coding sequence ATGGATGCTCGGCTGCTGCTGGTTGCTGCCCCGATCCTGCTCGCCGTGGGCTGGGCTGGGTTCAACATCGGCCGTGCCGCCATCGGTCAGGTGCAACTGCTGCTCAAGCGGTCCCGCGCCTGA
- a CDS encoding gamma carbonic anhydrase family protein, whose product MLTPPWPQPSIHPEAWVAPSAVVLGDVTLEAGASLWPLAVARGDLCAIHVGAFSNIQDGAVLHGDPGQPVRIGAEVTVGHRAVVHGATLLDGCLVGIGAVVLNGVTVGEGALVAAGAVVTRDVPPRTLVAGVPALHRREISPADAAEQRAHARRYALLAQAHAGRSAVTGFESG is encoded by the coding sequence ATGCTCACGCCGCCCTGGCCTCAGCCCAGCATTCACCCCGAGGCCTGGGTGGCCCCCAGCGCTGTCGTGCTGGGCGATGTGACCCTTGAGGCGGGGGCGAGCCTCTGGCCTCTGGCGGTGGCCCGCGGCGATCTCTGCGCCATCCATGTGGGCGCTTTCAGCAACATCCAGGACGGGGCCGTGCTCCATGGCGATCCCGGCCAACCGGTGCGCATCGGTGCCGAGGTCACCGTGGGGCACCGGGCCGTGGTCCATGGGGCCACCCTGTTGGACGGCTGCCTGGTGGGCATCGGCGCCGTGGTTCTCAACGGGGTGACCGTGGGCGAGGGGGCCCTGGTGGCGGCCGGTGCCGTGGTCACCCGCGATGTGCCGCCCCGCACCCTGGTGGCGGGAGTGCCGGCCCTGCACCGCCGGGAGATCAGCCCCGCTGACGCCGCCGAGCAACGGGCCCATGCCCGCCGCTATGCCCTGCTCGCCCAGGCCCATGCCGGCCGCAGCGCCGTCACGGGCTTCGAGAGCGGCTGA